One window from the genome of Oryza glaberrima chromosome 3, OglaRS2, whole genome shotgun sequence encodes:
- the LOC127765722 gene encoding cytochrome b561 and DOMON domain-containing protein At2g04850: MRQQRCATLLASLLQLVAVAVLPAAAAAAAAAAAGGAAGRCTTSTPLKTYAKCIALPTQGATLAWTYDARNATLDAAFTGSFISPSGWVAWGVNKDAPAMTGARVLAAFSDPSTGALLALPFLLSPDVKLQASPLVSRPLDIPLLASSASLVGPARTVRDGATVTIAATIRLSPNRTKLHFVWNRGLYVQGYSPTIHPTDASDLASHATVDILTTATEASPTASATLQWTHGSLNALSWGFLLPVGAAVARYLRPCASTGPAWFYAHAAIQATGYALGAAGFALGLVMGSASPGVTYKLHRGLGIAAATAGSLQTLAMLFRPKTTNRYRKYWKSYHHLVGYGCVVVGVVNVFQGFEVMGLGASYWKLGYCMALATLAGGCVALEVNAWVVFCRRQQEEKLMRREVEDVVVKDRAAAF, encoded by the coding sequence ATGCGGCAGCAACGCTGCGCCACGCTACTGGCTTCGCTGCTGCAGCTCGTTGCCGTCGCTGTCCTTcctgcagcagcggcagcggcggcagcggcggcggcgggtggtgcggcggGGAGGTGCACGACGTCGACGCCGTTGAAGACGTACGCCAAGTGCATCGCGCTGCCGACGCAGGGCGCGACGCTGGCGTGGACGTACGACGCGCGCAACGCGACGCTGGACGCGGCGTTCACGGGCTCCTTCATCTCGCCGTCGGGATGGGTGGCCTGGGGCGTCAACAAGGACGCGCCGGCGATGACCGGCGCGCGCGTGCTCGCCGCGTTCTCCGACCCCTCCACGGGCGCGCTCCTCGCGCTCCcgttcctcctctcccccgacGTCAAGCTCCAGGCGTCGCCGCTCGTGTCCCGCCCGCTGGACATCCCGCTGCTCGCCTCCTCGGCCTCCCTCGTCGGCCCCGCCCGCACCGTCCGCGACGGCGCGACGGTGaccatcgccgccaccatccgCCTCTCCCCGAACCGCACCAAGCTCCACTTCGTGTGGAACCGCGGGCTCTACGTGCAGGGCTACTCGCCGACCATCCACCCCACCGACGCCTCCGACCTCGCGTCGCACGCCACCGTCGACATCCTGACGACGGCCACGGAggcgtcgccgacggcgtccGCCACGCTGCAGTGGACGCACGGGTCACTGAACGCCCTGTCGTGGggcttcctcctccccgtcggcgcggcggtggcgcggtacCTGCGGCCGTGCGCGTCGACCGGGCCGGCGTGGTTCTACGCGCACGCGGCGATACAGGCGACGGGGTACGCCCTGGGCGCGGCCGGGTTCGCGCTGGGGCTGGTGATGGGGTCGGCGTCGCCGGGGGTGACGTACAAGCTGCACCGCGGGCTGGgcatcgcggcggcgacggcggggagccTGCAGACGCTGGCGATGCTGTTCCGGCCGAAGACGACGAACCGGTACCGCAAGTACTGGAAGTCGTACCACCACCTGGTTGGGTACGGGTGCGTGGTGGTCGGGGTGGTGAACGTGTTCCAGGGGTTCGAGGTGATGGGGCTCGGTGCGTCCTACTGGAAGCTGGGCTACTGCATGGCGCTGGCCACGCTGGCCGGCGGCTGCGTGGCGCTGGAGGTGAACGCCTGGGTCGTCTTCTGCAGGAGGCAGCAGGAGGAGAAGCTCATGAGGAGGGAGGTCGAGGACGTCGTCGTCAAGGACAGGGCAGCTGCCTTCTAG